A window of the Ipomoea triloba cultivar NCNSP0323 chromosome 14, ASM357664v1 genome harbors these coding sequences:
- the LOC116004592 gene encoding pentatricopeptide repeat-containing protein At4g32450, mitochondrial: MYRSKATLLSITNLRILTKVCRPSSVSSDSLTPLGSFLRNLSIAAEKINFCNDSNDFDRENYVQTRSNWRFQQNPDGFYNENVNATAQSGSVSSGYVEYEHGNEFKQNPIGQNENSSSYNWGNSGNVWEGSGGFNAESSRALQGTGPHTVNNRELAYMQQQQQQQQHYTVHGKSEIGSSGNAIGYNGNVNKGFEHNLSGYFNGNQRQPQNVGSYQLGDHPNVPMYQTTSALNMQYGQDNYYARNTGGYHQHTSGTNYLNAGNPQWNSNELQQNSKVEPQVPRDEGDGSIKGRTEELDHFCKEGKIEEAVKVLGLLEQQHVAVDLPRYLSLMMLCAENKVLEEAKSVHKHLMRSGIHLEVKTYNKILEMYGKCGSMDDAFAVFNEMQKRNLTSWDHMITWFGRNGQGEDAIELFSQFKELGWKPDAKIFLGVFSACGEVGDIIEGMLHFESMSKDYGIVPSLEHYASVVNMMGSAGYLDEAIEFIERMPIEPNVDVWKTMMSFCRIHGNSELGDRCTDIVEILEPSCLNEQSRAGLIPVIASDLVKEKKIQKSASQSLLEARSRVHEYRAGDRSCPDHEKLYGLLGGLKQQMKEAGYIPEVKFVLHDIDLEGKEEAILAHSEKLAVARGLIDSPARSSIRIIKNLRICGDCHSAMKIISKLVGRELIIRDAKRFHHFRDGLCSCRDYW; the protein is encoded by the coding sequence ATGTATAGAAGCAAGGCGACGCTTCTGAGCATCACCAATCTCAGAATACTGACCAAAGTATGTAGGCCGTCTTCCGTTTCGTCGGATTCCCTTACACCCCTTGGTAGTTTCTTGAGAAACCTCAGCATTGCGgctgaaaaaataaatttttgtaatgATTCCAATGATTTTGATCGGGAGAATTATGTTCAGACTCGCAGTAACTGGCGTTTTCAGCAAAACCCAGATGGATTTTATAATGAAAATGTGAATGCTACTGCGCAAAGTGGGAGTGTTTCCTCTGGCTATGTTGAATATGAGCATGGAAATGAGTTTAAGCAGAATCCAATTGGGCAAAATGAAAATTCTAGCAGTTACAATTGGGGAAATTCTGGGAATGTGTGGGAAGGTTCAGGTGGATTTAATGCTGAAAGTTCTAGGGCTTTACAGGGCACAGGTCCCCATACAGTTAATAACAGAGAATTAGCCTATATgcagcaacagcaacaacaacaacaacattacaCTGTTCATGGTAAGAGTGAGATTGGATCATCAGGGAATGCTATTGGCTACAATGGAAATGTGAACAAAGGGTTCGAGCATAATTTGAGTGGTTATTTTAATGGCAACCAAAGACAGCCACAAAATGTAGGCAGCTATCAGTTGGGAGATCATCCGAATGTTCCTATGTATCAGACTACCAGTGCCTTGAACATGCAGTATGGGCAGGATAACTATTATGCTAGAAATACTGGAGGATATCATCAACACACAAGTGGGACTAACTATCTTAATGCTGGAAACCCTCAGTGGAATTCAAATGAGTTGCAGCAGAATTCTAAAGTGGAACCCCAAGTTCCTAGGGATGAAGGTGATGGAAGCATAAAAGGCAGGACTGAGGAACTTGATCATTTCTGCAAAGAGGGAAAGATTGAGGAAGCAGTTAAGGTTCTGGGTTTGCTAGAGCAACAGCATGTAGCGGTTGATTTACCTAGATATCTATCTTTGATGATGTTGTGTGCTGAGAATAAAGTTTTAGAAGAGGCTAAATCAGTTCATAAACACCTCATGAGATCAGGAATTCATTTGGAAGTCAAAACTTATAATAAAATTCTTGAGATGTATGGTAAATGTGGCTCCATGGATGATGCATTTGCAGTATTCAATGAAATGCAGAAACGTAATCTTACATCCTGGGACCACATGATTACATGGTTTGGTAGAAATGGTCAAGGAGAAGATGCTATTGAATTATTCTCTCAGTTTAAAGAATTGGGATGGAAACCTGATGCTAAAATCTTTTTGGGGGTCTTCTCAGCATGTGGTGAAGTGGGTGACATCATTGAGGGAATGCTGCACTTTGAATCAATGAGCAAGGATTATGGCATTGTTCCCTCCTTGGAGCATTATGCGAGTGTGGTAAACATGATGGGAAGTGCAGGTTATTTGGATGAAGCTATAGAATTCATAGAAAGGATGCCAATTGagccaaatgtggatgtttggAAAACCATGATGAGTTTCTGTAGAATTCATGGAAATAGTGAGCTTGGGGATCGTTGTACCGACATCGTTGAGATCCTTGAACCTTCTTGCTTGAATGAACAATCAAGGGCAGGCTTAATACCAGTCATAGCTTCAGACCTtgtaaaagagaaaaaaatacagAAATCAGCTAGTCAAAGTCTTCTAGAGGCTCGAAGTAGGGTACATGAATATAGAGCCGGAGATAGATCTTGCCCAGATCATGAAAAATTATATGGTCTTTTGGGTGGGCTAAAGCAACAAATGAAAGAGGCTGGTTATATACCAGAAGTTAAATTTGTGCTTCATGACATTGATCTAGAAGGTAAGGAGGAAGCTATTCTGGCACATAGTGAGAAACTTGCTGTTGCTAGAGGTCTCATAGATAGTCCAGCTAGATCATCAATACGAATCATAAAGAACCTTCGTATTTGTGGGGATTGCCATAGTGCAATGAAGATCATCTCTAAACTGGTTGGTAGGGAACTTATTATACGTGATGCAAAGCGATTTCATCATTTCAGAGATGGATTGTGTTCTTGTCGTGATTATTGGTGA